The genomic window CCCGTCATGGCGAAGGCTCGCATCGGCCACTTCGTCGAAGCGCAGGTCCTCCAGGCGCTCGACGTCGACTACATCGACGAGTCCGAGGTCCTGAGCCCGGCCGACTACGTGAACCACATCGACAAGTGGGGCTTCGACGTCCCGTTCGTGTGCGGCGCCACCAACCTCGGAGAAGCACTGCGGCGCATCAACGAGGGTGCCGCCATGATCCGCTCGAAGGGCGAGGCCGGCACCGGCGACGTGTCCGAGGCGACGAAGCACATCCGCAAGATCCGCTCCGAGATCGCGCACCTGTCGTCGATGTCGAAGGACGAGCTGTACGTCGCGGCGAAGGACCTCCAGGCCCCATACGACCTCGTCGTCGAGATCGCCGAGACCGGCAAGCTCCCGGTCGTGTTGTTCACCGCCGGGGGTGTGGCGACGCCGGCCGACGCCGCGATGATGATGCAGCTGGGTGCCGACGGCGTGTTCGTCGGATCCGGCATCTTCAAGTCCGGCAATCCGGCTCAGCGGGCGGCGGCCGTCGTCAAGGCGACGACCTTCTTCGACGACCCTCAGGTCATCGCCGAGGTGTCCCGCGGTCTCGGTGAGGCGATGGTCGGCATCAACGTCGCCGACCTCGCCGCACCGCACCGCCTCGCCGAGCGTGGCTGGTAGCCCCGCGTCCGCCCTGAACCAGGTGACGTCGTGACCGGGGCGGCACGCGTCGGCGTCCTCGCCCTGCAAGGGGACTTCCGCGAGCATGCGGCCGTCCTCACCGGCCTCGGGGCGGACGTCAGCCTCATCAGGCGTCCCTCGGAACTGACCGGCATCGACGGACTCGTCCTGCCCGGCGGCGAGTCGAGCGTGATGGACAAGCTCGCTCGCTCCTTCGACCTCGCCGGACCGTTGCGCGAAGCGATCACCGCCGGGTTGCCCGTGTACGGCACCTGCGCCGGGCTCATCCTCCTAGCCGACCGGATCCTCGACGGGATCGCCGGCCAGCAGAGTCTCGGCGGGCTCGACGTCTCGGTCCGGCGCAACGCCTTCGGGTCGCAGCTCGACTCCTTCGAGACGGACCTGTCGATCCCGGTCCTCGGCGACCCGCCCGTGCACGCCGTGTTCATCCGCGCGCCGGTGGTCGAAGCCGCCGGTCCGTCGGTGACACCCCT from Plantibacter flavus includes these protein-coding regions:
- the pdxS gene encoding pyridoxal 5'-phosphate synthase lyase subunit PdxS, with product MTESSTTTGQHGSNRVKRGLAEMLKGGVIMDVVTAEQARIAEDAGAVAVMALERVPADIRSQGGVARMSDPDLIESIIDEVSIPVMAKARIGHFVEAQVLQALDVDYIDESEVLSPADYVNHIDKWGFDVPFVCGATNLGEALRRINEGAAMIRSKGEAGTGDVSEATKHIRKIRSEIAHLSSMSKDELYVAAKDLQAPYDLVVEIAETGKLPVVLFTAGGVATPADAAMMMQLGADGVFVGSGIFKSGNPAQRAAAVVKATTFFDDPQVIAEVSRGLGEAMVGINVADLAAPHRLAERGW
- the pdxT gene encoding pyridoxal 5'-phosphate synthase glutaminase subunit PdxT; translated protein: MTGAARVGVLALQGDFREHAAVLTGLGADVSLIRRPSELTGIDGLVLPGGESSVMDKLARSFDLAGPLREAITAGLPVYGTCAGLILLADRILDGIAGQQSLGGLDVSVRRNAFGSQLDSFETDLSIPVLGDPPVHAVFIRAPVVEAAGPSVTPLASLPDGRMVAVEQGSLLGTSFHPEVTGDTRFHAYFLDKVERSR